ACCCCGCGCACGGCCCGGGTAGGTCAGACCCGGGTGAGCCGGACCGCGTCGGCGATGACCAGGCCGGCGGCGGAACTCCACCGGCTGACCGCCACCCGGTCGGCGTCCCCGGCCGGCAGCGCGAAGGTGCCGAGGGTGCGCCACTGCCCGCCGTTCGCCCGCTGGTCGACGTAGACGGTGCGGTTGCCGCTGCTGGTGGCGACGATGTACGGCGTCGCGCCGTTGTAGCCGGAGTTCGCCGGCCACCAGGCGTCGACGCGGTAGTTGCCGGCCGCGGGGACGTTGAAGCGGTACCAGGCCGGATCGCTCGCGGCGACCGGGTCGGCGTACCGGTAGTCGGCGCCGTAGCGCTGGCCGGAGTACGACGAGACGCCCCAACTGGTGCCGGCGGTGAACCGGCCGGCGGTGGTGTTGTCCACGACCGACGACCAGGCCGTGCCGCCGCCGGCCATCCGGGCGGCGACGTCGGCCCGCATCACGTTCAGGTCGATGAACGACGGGTCGATCTTGCCGGTGGTGCTGGTCTCCCGGTGTCCTCTGGCGTGACTGGCGTCCCGGCCCAGGCGGGTGAGCACGGCCGCGGTGGCGGCGATCGACGCGTTGTACTGGGCCGCCGTCATCTCCTGGCTGACCCCGTTGTAGTCGATCTCCCACCCGATCATGAGGGTGTTGCCGTCACCGGCCGGGATCGGGCCGCTGCCGCCGCTCGCGCCGGCGTGATTGCAGCGCCCGGCGGAGATGACGTGGAAGACGCCGTGGTAGTCGACGAGCGCCTGGCAGAGCGGGCCGGCGAGGTCGGGCCGGCCGTTGATGCAGATGTTCAGGGCCGGGTGCGGGTTGGTGGCGCTGGAGGTCGAGGCGGTGTGGTGCCAGAGCACGCCGATCGGGTTGAAGTCACCGGGGCGCATCCGGTTGAGCCAGTCCCCCTCGACCACGACCTGGACGCCGGCACCCCGCAGCACGTCGACGAGCCAGGGGATGGTGGCCATCAGGAGGCGCCGAGCAGGTCGGCCAGGCACTCGGCCCGGGGCGCGGCGGCGGCCGGGGCGGGCCGGACGGCGGTGGCGGTGAGTGCGGCGGCCAGCAGGGCCGGGACGCCGAGGAGGACCCGGCGGCGCAGACGGACGGATCGGGACGTGGCCATGACGCTCCTTAGCCGGACGGAGGGGATCACACGCATCGACGTACGTGATGGCGGGCACGCTACCCGCTCACGTACGTCGATGTCGATACCCTTCAATCCCTTGTCGCCGGCTGAAGGAATTTGCCCGATCAGACGGCGCCGAGCGCGTCGATGTCGCGCATCTCCTCCGCCGTCAGCGAGAACCGGAAGATGTCGGCGTTGGCCCGGATCCGGTCCGGCGTGACGCTCTTCGGGATCGCCACGATCTCGTGGTCGATGTGCCAGCGCAGGACCACCTGGGCCGGGGAGACGCCGTGCGCCGACGCGACGCGGGTCAGCACCGGGTCGGACAGGTCGCTGGTCTTGAACGGGCTGTAGCCCTCCAGCACGACGCCCCGGTCGCGGTGCTCGATGTGCCGCTGCCGGTCGTACAGGAAGGGGCTCCACTTGATCTGGTTGACCGCCGGGTTCTCGTCGGTCGCCTGGATCAGCTCGTCCATCTCCGGGGTGCTGTAGTTGCTCACCCCGATCGCCCGGGTCAGGTTCTCGTCCCGCGCGGCCAGCAGCTCCCGCCACAGCGGGATGCTGTCCCCCGGTGAGGCGGGCGGCCAGTGGATCAGCCACAGGTCCACGTGGTCGGTGCCGAGCGCCTCCAGGCTCGCCTCCAGGGTCTCGCGCTCGCGACCCACCCGGTTCGGCGGCAGCTTCGTGGTGATGAAGAGGTCCTCCCGGCGCAGGTCGCTCTCCCGCACCGCCTCGCCGACCTCCTTCTCGTTGCCGTAGACCGTGGCGGTGTCGATGTGCCGGTAACCGGCGTCGAGTGCCGCCAGCACGGCGTCGTACGCGGACTTACCGGTCGCCTGCCAGGTGCCGAACCCCAGCAGGGGCATCCGGACCTCGCCGGGGAGCAGGACGGTGGGCTGGTCATCGTGGTCCATGACGACCGTTCTACCCCTCCTCGTCCCCGGCATGTGGCGGAACGGGACCGGCCGGGCCACCGGCGAGTCGGGCCCGGTTGCCGGAGAATGCGGGTGTGGCGGACCGGCTGGACGAGTACCGACGCAAACGGGACGCGGCCCGGACGCCGGAGCCGGTCCCGGAGCGGACCGCACGCCGCCGCGGGCGCGGCGCGGACCGGTTCGTCATCCAGCAGCACCACGCCCGCAGCCTGCACTGGGATCTGCGGCTGGAGCGCGACGGCGTGCTCGCGTCCTGGGCGGTGCCGCGCGGGCTGCCCCGCGACTCCGGCCGCAACCACCTCGCCGTGCACACCGAGGACCACCCGATGGAGTACCTGGACTTCGCCGGTGAGATCCCGGCCGGCGAGTACGGCGGCGGCACCATGCGGATCCACGACCGCGGGACCTACCGCGCCGAGAAGTGGCGCGACGACGAGGTGATCGTGGTCCTCGACGGTGAACGCACCTCCGGGCGGTACGTGCTCTTCGCCACCGGCGGCCGGGACGGCCGGGACTGGATGGTCCGCCGCACGGACCCGCCGCCCGAGGGCTGGACGAGCATGCCCGAGCTGGTCCGCCCCATGCACACCACCCCGGCCGCCCGGCTCCCCCGCGACCAGGACAACTGGGGGTACGAGCTGCGCTGGGACGGCTTCCGCGCGGTCGCGTACGTCTCGGGCGGCCGGCTGCGGCTGCTCTCGGCCGCCGACGAGGACGTGACCGGGTCGTACGGCTGGCTGCGGGACCTCGCCGAGACCCTCGCGCCGACCGAGGCCGTCCTCGACGGGGTGCTGGTACGCATCGACGGCGGCGGCCGGGTGCGTCCGGCATCGCCCAGGGCGGGCGGTCGGGTGCCCGCCGGCGCCCAGTACCTGCTCGTCGACCTGCTCTGGCTGGAGGGCGTGAGCTGCGTCGACCTGCCGTACGCGCAGCGCCGTGAACTGCTCGACGGCTTGGCGCTGAACGGTCCGCACTGGCAGACTCCGCCGTGGTTCCCCGGCACCGGCGCCGAGGCGCTGCGTACGGGCCGCGAGCAGGGGCTGCCCGGGGTGGTGGCGAAACGGCTGGACTCGGGCTACGAGCCGGGCCGACGCAGCCGACGCTGGTTGAGCATCGACGCGAGCTGACGGCGAGGAACAACGTGTACCTGACCCACCTGGAGTGCCCCCGCTGCGGCAAAGAACACTCGGCGGACCGCCCGCAGAACCTCTGCGACTGCGGCTCGCCGGTGCTGGCCCGCTACGACCTGGCCGCGGTCGCCCGGGCGGTCACCCCGGAGCAGTTCCCGCTGCGCCCCGCCGACCTGTGGCGCTACCGGGAGCTGCTGCCGGTCGAGGACCCCCGGCACGTCACCACGCTCGGCGAGGGTTGGACGCCGCTGCTGCGCACCCCCCGCTACGGGGCGGAGATCGGAATCCCGGACCTGATGGTCAAGGACGAGGGCCTGACGCCCACCGGCTCCTTCAAGGCCCGGGGCGCCGCGGTCGGCGTCAGCCGCGCCCGCGAGCTGGGCGTCGAGCGGATCGCCATGCCGACCAACGGCAACGCCGGGGCGGCCTGGGCGACGTACGCGGCGCGGGCCGGGATGGGCGCGACCATCGTCATGCCGCTGTCCGCGCCGACCATCTGCCGCCGCGAGTGCGTGGCCGCCGGCGCCGACCTGAGTCTGGTGGACGGCCTGATCAGCGACGCCGGCCGGCGGGTGGCGGAGCTGGTCGCCGCGTCCGACGGGGCGATCTTCGACGCGGGCACGCTGCGCGAGCCGTACCGGCTCGAGGGCAAGAAGACCATGGGGTACGAGATCGTCGAGCAGCTCGGGTGGCAGGTGCCCGACGTGATCATCTATCCGACCGGCGGCGGCGTCGGCCTCATCGGCATCCACAAGGCGCTGCACGAGCTGCGCGAGCTGGGCTGGGTCGAGGACAAGCTGCCCCGGCTGGTGGCGGTGCAGTCCACCGGCTGCGCGCCGATCGTGCGGGCGTTCGCGGCCGGCGAGGACCGCGCCCAGCCCTGGGTCGACGCGCAGACCGTGGCGTTCGGCATCACCGTGCCGTCCCCGCTCGGTGACGAGCTGATCCTGACGGCCCTGCGGGAAAGCGCCGGCACGGCCGTGGCGGTGACCGACGAGGAGATCCTGGCCGACCTGCGGGACTTCGCCGACCGGGAAGGGCTGCTGCTCTGCCCGGAGGGCGCGGCGTGCCTGACCGCCGCCCGGCAGCTGCGGGCCGGCGGCTGGATCCGGGCCGGCGAGCGGGTCGTGGTGCTCAACACCGGCGCGGGCCTGAAGTACCCGGAGACGGTCGACGTCTCCGAGGTGCCGGTGCTCACCTGACGAGCCCGGCCCGCCGCGTCGCCGGCCGGGCCGGGCGGGAGGCACCGCGCCGGCCCGCCGTCACAGGCCGACGGGGTCGGTGAGTCGCCAGGCGGCGTTGATCAGGCCGATGTGCGACAGCGCCTGCGGCGTGTTGCCGAGGTGCGCCCCGCTGGCCAGGTCGATCTGCTCGCTGAACAGCCCGAGGTCGTTCGCGTGGCCCGAGACCCGGGTGAACAGCTCCTCGGCGCGCCGTGTGTCACCGGCCATCGCCAGGCACTCCACCATCCAGTAGGAGCAGAGCACGAAGCCGGCCGGGTCGGTGGACCAGCGCCGGATCAGGCCGTCGGAGGTGCCGAGTTCCCGCTGGACGGCCTCGATGGTCGACCGCATCCGCGGGTTGTTCGGCGACAGGAAGTGCACCACCGGCAGAAAGAGCGCCGAGGCGTCCAGCTCGGACGAGCCGAACGCGCCGGTGAACGCCCCGATCTCGTCGTTCCACGCCTCCCGCAACACGGTCGCGCGGATCTCGTCCCGGACCGCGGCCCACCGGCGCGGGTCGGCGCGCTCACCCAACCGGTCGGCCAGCCGCACCGCGCTGTCCATCGCCACCCAGCAGAGCACCTTGGACGACACGTAGTGCCGTTCCTCGTCCCGGGTCTCCCACATCCCCTGGTCCGGCAGCCGCCAGGAGTTCACCACCTGCTCGGTCAGCCCGAGCACCATGTCCCGCAGCTCGTGGTCGAAGGTGCCGCCGAGGTAGTCGCGCAGTCGCCAGACGGCGGAGAGGATCTCACCGGGCACGTCGAGCTGACGCTGTCGCCAGGCGTCGTTGCCGATCCGTACCGGCCCGGTTCCGGCGAAGCCGGACAGGTGCGGGCAGGTGTGCTCGCTGAGGTCCCGCTCCCCCTCCAGCCCGAACAGGACCGGCACCGGATCGTCCCCGATCCGCCCGATCGACCGGCTCACCCACTCGAAGAGCCGGGACGTCTCGTGCGGGCAGGCCGCCACCCACAGCGCCCGCATGGTCATCGCGAAGTCGCGCAGCCACGAGTAGCGGTAGTCGTAGTTGCGTTCACCGCCCACGAGCTCGGGCAGGGACGTGGTCAGCGCCGCGGCGACCGCCCCGCTGCGCCCGTACGTGAGGCCGGTCAGCACGGTCGCGCTGGGCCGGACCAGGTCGGGGTACCGGCCCGGGTACTGGTGCGTCTCCCGGAACGACTCCCACGCCCAGGCCGTCTCCTGCAGCGCGGCCGACGCGTCGAGCCGGACCGGCGGGTCCCCGTACGCCGACGCGTACGCCAGGTCGAAGGTGATGATCTGGCCGGCGGAGACCTCGAACTCCTCCCGGACGCTGTCGTGCCCGACGCGCAGCGGCAGGTCGCCGGCCCGCAGCACCAGGGTGGCCGGACCGGCGGTGGCGAGCACCTCGCCGTCGGCCTGCTGGCGGAGGTACGGGATGAGCAGTCCGTGCTCCGGTCGCGGCGTGAAGTCCAGGGCCATCCGGACCCGTCCGCTCAGCCCCTTCACCTCACGGAGCAGGACGGCGGGCGAGTTGAGCCCGAGGTCGTGTCCGCGTACGCCGTCTCCGGCGGCCAGCGCGTCGGTGACCGCCACGCTCCCCTCCGGCGTGTGGTGCACGGTCCGCAGCACCAGCGTGTCCGGCAGGTAGGCCCGCTCGACCCGGTGGCCGGGCCGGCCGGCGCCGACCGGGCCCAGCCGGTAGTGGCCGGCGCGCGGGCCGAGCAGCCGGGCGAAGACCGCGGTGCCGTCGAACCGCGCCGGGCACCACCAGTCGACGGACCCGTCCCGGCTGACCAGCGCGCCCGAGCGGCAGTCGGAGAGGAATCCGTAGTCGGCGATCGCCGGCTGCTCCACCCGCAGCGGGTACCCGCAACGACCCGGAACAGACCGGCCCTCCCCGGGTCGGCCCGTTGCCCGTGGCGGCGGATCAGCGCGGCGGCTCGTCCTCGCCGGCGGCCTCCGCGGCGTCCGCCTCCCGCTTGGTGTGATGCACCGCCTGGTCGGCGTGCTCGGGCGGCCCGTAGACGGTGTACAGCACGAGCGGGTTGGGGCCGGTGTTGACGAAGTTGTGCTTCGTGCCGGCCGGTACGACCACCAGGTCGCCCTGGACGACCTCACGCTTCTCACCGGCGACCCGGGCCTCGCCGGTGCCGCTGACGAAGGTCAGGATCTGGTCGATCCCCTCGTGGACCTCCTCGCCGATCTCACCGCCCGGCGGGATGGTCATGATCACCAACTGGGTGTTCTTCCCGGTCCACAGGACCCGCCGGAAGTCGGGGCTCTTCTCGGCGACGGTCGCGATCGTGAAATGCTCCATGACCGCCTCATACCCGTTGCGACGCCGCGCCACGCCGGGACTGTCAGATGGTGGAATTCCCCACTCGGGGGAGGTTTGGATCCGCGACGGGCGGGGATCGACACATCCGACCGGCACTGTGGTCGGTCGAGCCAGGTCCCCGCTGGCGTACCGCCGTACGGCTGCGTTGGTGGGAGACGGCCAGAGCGCGGCGACGTTCCGACCGAGGTCGGGCGGCGCCGTGCGCTCGTCTGCGCGGCCGGGCCCCACCGCGCCGGCGCGCCGACTCCGGTCAGGCCAGCACCGCGAGGTGGAACGGCCGGTCGGCCGCGGTGCCGTCGCTCGCGAAGGTCTCCACGAAGACGCCGTTCGGGATGCCGGTCCGCCCGGCGACGGAGATGTCCCCGATCGGCGCGACCCCCGCGCTGCCCGCCAATCCCACCGTGCCGACGTAGCCGGCCGCCGACACGTCCTGGTCGAAGATCACCTGGTACATGCCGGTGGAGAGACGGTTGGCGGTCGCCACGCCGAGACCTCGGATCAGGGTGCCGTTGGCGTTGACCACGGCGAAGAGGACCCGCGCGCTCGCCGGCAGGCCGACGCTCGCGCAGGTCGTGACCTCGTCGTCGGCCCGGACGGCATCGTCCTCCTCGGGCGCGGGCTGGGCCGCCGCCCCCCGCCGGGTTCTCGAGCTGGGCATGGTGCGGTCCTCCCTGCTGGCCGGCCCGGCCGGGCAGCGGTGCGGCAGTTCGTGCGGCAAAGAGGGATCGGCGGTGATCGCCCCCTTCGTCATCGAAACTAGATCGAGATTCCCGACGGCAACCAGTCGACGAGCTGTCCGATCAAGGACAAAAGCGCAGGTCAAGGCATCTGGGTTGGGTCAGTCGTCCGGCTCGGACACCGGCTCGCCGCCGAGGCAACGCACCTTCAGCTCGTGCTCCCCCGCCGGCCCCTCGAAGCGGACCTCCACGTCGTCGTCCGGCCCTCGGTCGACGTCCCGCACCCGGAAACCCTGCGCGGGCGCCCAGGACACCAGCCGTACGCCCTGCGGGGTGCACTCGGCGACCGCCGAGCCGCCGGCGGTGGCGAAGCTCCGCCGGGCGCCGGTGCCCGGCGACGCCACCGGCGGGGACCCGCCGGCCGACGGAACGGCGGCGGTCGGTGCGGCCGTCGACGGCGCGCTCGGCGCCGGCACCGGGTCGGCCTCCAACGCGCGGGCGATCTCCTCCGCGCTGCGCACCCCGCCCGGCGTCCCGGTGATGCTCTCCCCCACCAACCGGATCGCGCCCACCCCGATCAGGGTGGCGACGGCGGCGGTGGCCAGCCACCCGACGACGACGAGGAGCGAACGGCGAGGCATCCACCGAGTCTCCCCGACCGGAGGTTGGCGCCGGCACAGCGGCGCGCTAAGGGACGGTTAACGGCGCTGCCACCGGACCCGGTCAGTGGTTAACCTGCCAGAGTGGCCCGCCTGCTGCTCATCGAGGACGACCTCACGATCCGGACGCCGCTGATCCGGGCGCTGCGGGAACGGGGACACGCGGTCGCGGCCGCCTCCACCGCGATGGCCGGGCTGCGCGACGCCCTCGACGACCGGCCCGACCTGGTCGTGCTCGACCTGGGCCTGCCCGATCTGGACGGTCGGGAACTGCTGCGGATGCTGCGCGCGGTCAGCGCGGTGCCGGTCATCGTGGCCACCGCCCGAGACGACGAATCCGAGATCGTCCGGGTGCTCGACGCGGGCGCCGACGACTACGTGGTGAAGCCGTTCACGGCCGCGCAGCTCGACGCGCGGGCCCGCGCGGTGCTCCGCCGCGGACCGTCCGGTGCCGGCGCACCCGACCCGACGCTGGCCGTGGGCGGGCTGCGCGTCGACCCCCGCTCGCGGCAGGTGACGCTCGACGGCGCGCCGGTCGAGCTGACCCCGCGCGAGTTCGACCTGCTGCACCACCTGGCCGCCCGCCCCGGCCAGGTCGTCACCAAGCGGGAACTGCTGACCGAGGTGTGGCAGATCCCGTACGGCGGTGCCGACAAGACCGTCGACGTGCACCTG
This genomic stretch from Micromonospora krabiensis harbors:
- a CDS encoding response regulator transcription factor; translation: MARLLLIEDDLTIRTPLIRALRERGHAVAAASTAMAGLRDALDDRPDLVVLDLGLPDLDGRELLRMLRAVSAVPVIVATARDDESEIVRVLDAGADDYVVKPFTAAQLDARARAVLRRGPSGAGAPDPTLAVGGLRVDPRSRQVTLDGAPVELTPREFDLLHHLAARPGQVVTKRELLTEVWQIPYGGADKTVDVHLSWLRRKLGETAQEPRYLHTVRGVGVRLDPPGATG
- a CDS encoding cupin domain-containing protein is translated as MEHFTIATVAEKSPDFRRVLWTGKNTQLVIMTIPPGGEIGEEVHEGIDQILTFVSGTGEARVAGEKREVVQGDLVVVPAGTKHNFVNTGPNPLVLYTVYGPPEHADQAVHHTKREADAAEAAGEDEPPR
- a CDS encoding glycoside hydrolase family 15 protein, whose product is MEQPAIADYGFLSDCRSGALVSRDGSVDWWCPARFDGTAVFARLLGPRAGHYRLGPVGAGRPGHRVERAYLPDTLVLRTVHHTPEGSVAVTDALAAGDGVRGHDLGLNSPAVLLREVKGLSGRVRMALDFTPRPEHGLLIPYLRQQADGEVLATAGPATLVLRAGDLPLRVGHDSVREEFEVSAGQIITFDLAYASAYGDPPVRLDASAALQETAWAWESFRETHQYPGRYPDLVRPSATVLTGLTYGRSGAVAAALTTSLPELVGGERNYDYRYSWLRDFAMTMRALWVAACPHETSRLFEWVSRSIGRIGDDPVPVLFGLEGERDLSEHTCPHLSGFAGTGPVRIGNDAWRQRQLDVPGEILSAVWRLRDYLGGTFDHELRDMVLGLTEQVVNSWRLPDQGMWETRDEERHYVSSKVLCWVAMDSAVRLADRLGERADPRRWAAVRDEIRATVLREAWNDEIGAFTGAFGSSELDASALFLPVVHFLSPNNPRMRSTIEAVQRELGTSDGLIRRWSTDPAGFVLCSYWMVECLAMAGDTRRAEELFTRVSGHANDLGLFSEQIDLASGAHLGNTPQALSHIGLINAAWRLTDPVGL
- a CDS encoding aldo/keto reductase; translation: MDHDDQPTVLLPGEVRMPLLGFGTWQATGKSAYDAVLAALDAGYRHIDTATVYGNEKEVGEAVRESDLRREDLFITTKLPPNRVGRERETLEASLEALGTDHVDLWLIHWPPASPGDSIPLWRELLAARDENLTRAIGVSNYSTPEMDELIQATDENPAVNQIKWSPFLYDRQRHIEHRDRGVVLEGYSPFKTSDLSDPVLTRVASAHGVSPAQVVLRWHIDHEIVAIPKSVTPDRIRANADIFRFSLTAEEMRDIDALGAV
- a CDS encoding threonine synthase, which gives rise to MYLTHLECPRCGKEHSADRPQNLCDCGSPVLARYDLAAVARAVTPEQFPLRPADLWRYRELLPVEDPRHVTTLGEGWTPLLRTPRYGAEIGIPDLMVKDEGLTPTGSFKARGAAVGVSRARELGVERIAMPTNGNAGAAWATYAARAGMGATIVMPLSAPTICRRECVAAGADLSLVDGLISDAGRRVAELVAASDGAIFDAGTLREPYRLEGKKTMGYEIVEQLGWQVPDVIIYPTGGGVGLIGIHKALHELRELGWVEDKLPRLVAVQSTGCAPIVRAFAAGEDRAQPWVDAQTVAFGITVPSPLGDELILTALRESAGTAVAVTDEEILADLRDFADREGLLLCPEGAACLTAARQLRAGGWIRAGERVVVLNTGAGLKYPETVDVSEVPVLT
- a CDS encoding golvesin C-terminal-like domain-containing protein, with translation MATIPWLVDVLRGAGVQVVVEGDWLNRMRPGDFNPIGVLWHHTASTSSATNPHPALNICINGRPDLAGPLCQALVDYHGVFHVISAGRCNHAGASGGSGPIPAGDGNTLMIGWEIDYNGVSQEMTAAQYNASIAATAAVLTRLGRDASHARGHRETSTTGKIDPSFIDLNVMRADVAARMAGGGTAWSSVVDNTTAGRFTAGTSWGVSSYSGQRYGADYRYADPVAASDPAWYRFNVPAAGNYRVDAWWPANSGYNGATPYIVATSSGNRTVYVDQRANGGQWRTLGTFALPAGDADRVAVSRWSSAAGLVIADAVRLTRV
- a CDS encoding DNA polymerase ligase N-terminal domain-containing protein, which produces MADRLDEYRRKRDAARTPEPVPERTARRRGRGADRFVIQQHHARSLHWDLRLERDGVLASWAVPRGLPRDSGRNHLAVHTEDHPMEYLDFAGEIPAGEYGGGTMRIHDRGTYRAEKWRDDEVIVVLDGERTSGRYVLFATGGRDGRDWMVRRTDPPPEGWTSMPELVRPMHTTPAARLPRDQDNWGYELRWDGFRAVAYVSGGRLRLLSAADEDVTGSYGWLRDLAETLAPTEAVLDGVLVRIDGGGRVRPASPRAGGRVPAGAQYLLVDLLWLEGVSCVDLPYAQRRELLDGLALNGPHWQTPPWFPGTGAEALRTGREQGLPGVVAKRLDSGYEPGRRSRRWLSIDAS
- a CDS encoding septum formation initiator, with the protein product MPRRSLLVVVGWLATAAVATLIGVGAIRLVGESITGTPGGVRSAEEIARALEADPVPAPSAPSTAAPTAAVPSAGGSPPVASPGTGARRSFATAGGSAVAECTPQGVRLVSWAPAQGFRVRDVDRGPDDDVEVRFEGPAGEHELKVRCLGGEPVSEPDD